The following proteins come from a genomic window of Candidatus Binatia bacterium:
- a CDS encoding DUF86 domain-containing protein, whose protein sequence is MNAQTKKLLHDIPDAGRSILARCRGYTFADYEADRWFRRTIEREFEIVAEALNRLRRTDPATAAAISELPRIVAFRNRIIHTYDAVDDATVWGIVESHLPRLLAEVEAVFDPTNEPG, encoded by the coding sequence CCCCGACGCTGGCCGCAGCATTTTGGCACGCTGCCGCGGTTACACCTTCGCCGACTACGAAGCCGACCGCTGGTTCCGGCGCACGATTGAACGAGAGTTCGAAATCGTCGCCGAAGCGCTGAATCGCCTGCGCCGCACGGATCCTGCAACCGCGGCCGCAATCTCGGAGTTGCCGCGCATCGTGGCTTTCCGCAACCGGATCATCCACACGTACGACGCCGTCGACGACGCGACGGTCTGGGGTATCGTCGAATCGCATCTGCCGCGGCTCTTGGCCGAGGTCGAGGCCGTCTTCGACCCCACTAACGAACCCGGGTGA